A region of the Channa argus isolate prfri chromosome 3, Channa argus male v1.0, whole genome shotgun sequence genome:
ACTCCTGTTCaatgttctaaaaataaaataaaacaaaaaaggtaaagaACACTGCAACAGTAACACAGCTCTCACATGAAAACTAGATACAGAAGCACTGACAATCATCAAACACAACATCTATCTGTttaccttcttcttcttgtttgaAATGGAATTAttctgaggaagaggaagatgctTTCCCAGGATGTTCCCTAGACACTCCATTAACCTCTCCTGGTAGTCCTTCATTTTCTGGAGTTTCTCCTTGGTGTCCTGCAGTATACTGTGTCGTGCGTCCCAACACAATGTTTAGAATTTcaagattttgttaaacaaatacattgtttaatttttctttgtaaactgtattttgttttcatattcattcaCCTTTACAGAaatccagtgttttctttctttttctaataaTTGTTACTTATCACATGCTTCGTGGCTGGAAATACACTGCATACCTTAAACTCCTCTTTGCCATCACACTTACCTATGCTCTGATAATACATTCTTTTCCATTTGAAGTCGTTCAACGTGATCACAGGCAGCTAACAGCACCTGTTTCTTCTCTTCCAGCCACTTCTGTTCACTAAAATGTATAAGCAGATAAAGGAAGAACATGTATTTGATTTATATCATCCTTAAGATAATGACTTTCTCATAAATGATTCATATGCCCTAGGGGTGGGCggtaatttaaagaaaagccTTCAGTTAACTAAGAGGTTACTTACAgctcttttgtttctctcagtTTGGCTTTTTTGGTTTCACAGCaagaaacaaccatttcaagttCAGAACACAGCTTGAGCATCTGTGGAaaacaaagtaagaaaatgcatgttttagCTGGCAATGCCTTTATTTAGGCATGAAATAAAGGCATTTTTAATGCTGCAATTTCTACATAAACATACCTCCTCTTTACCAGCTTGAAGCAAAACTTCAGAATTTGCTGACAACACTGGATAGACCCAAATAAAttaatgcacaaatacacattaaaagTGCAAATcttgtgataaaaataaaataaaatacagcagatgtaaaaatgtgtttctaattTGACAGTATAGAAATTGGATGTATATTGTTGTGTAAGCTGGAGATGTGTCTGCAGACACTTAAATGGGCAACATAAGTGCAGAGAGCACCCAATGctgattatttaaatatgtcaAAGATTAAATTAAGTGGCCAACCACTACTACAGAAACACTTAGTTCACTTATTGTTCAGAGTTGTTACAAAGAGTTGCTCTGAGctgatgtttgacattttaagcagcAAATAAATAGTCTGCAGGTGCTGTAAAATGAGGGGAAATAGTTCTCTAGTCCTTTAGTTAGATGCAGTAAATATAATGTATTGTATGTGTGGAAAGCACTGCGAAGCGTAGCACTCATTTGTGATATTCGTACTTCAGGAGTAAATAACTACATTATCGTTACAACTTCTTTTACAGTGTTAACTGAGGACTTACATGTAGGCTCCACTGTCAGCCACTGCTTCAGTTCCGCTTCTGTGGCGATCAGTCGATTTACTGACTATTGGAGACAGAATAATTATagtgaaaaacaaacttaataaaaaacaagcaatacatttacaaaaataaagtgattttaTAATTAGTTGGTTACTGAGTTATTTACTTACAAATACTCATTTcatcaacaaatcaaaaatcaatTTGCTGGAATGCCAAGCCTGTGCTTAGTGGGTGATTCACATGCAACTATATTAACATCTCTGTGACTACAAAATGTTGTTGCTGCTACAAAggattttaagtttttctttataTACAACAGTAAGATACCAAATATTGTTGAGTTGCAGACAGTTGGCTGTATAAAACAAGACATTAGAATCCATCTACTTTGTGGTTATTTAAAATAGCAAATATGCATTAATATCTGCCATTTCTTGGATCAAACTATTCATTAAGAAAAGATTGTGCAGATTAATTGATAAATGTAAGTGGAAAACAACAATTTCAGGGTTTTTCCATATATTAGTAACAAAAgataaagcaaacaaactgaaaaatccAGAAACGAACATGTACATGTCTCACCTGCTCTTGTGGATTCTCACAAAAATCTGGTTCACACAGTATAATTTCATTCTGAAGCtgcaacacaaagacacacagtctGCAGTTTGTACCTTTTATCAGTCGAAACGGTGGGTGAGTGTGGTTTGTCAGGTTAAAACACGAGTTTACCTTTTCCAGCAGAGCAAACTGATCCTCACACTGCTCTAGGAGCTCGGACAGAGCAGCCTGTGACAGCTCTGGTGCTTCCTGACAGTGCGGCTTCACCTCAGCCTGAACACGGAAACGCAAATTATCAAAAGGATGCTCATTTAGATTTGACTATGTTCAAGACACTGGGTTCAGCTCAGAAAAGTTGGTACAGTCAGTATATCGCTTAGCATCGGCCTTAAAATGCCTCCCGCCGGAGAAATGAAAACCTATTAACGTCAGCATGGGGGTTATATTATcgataataaatatgaaaacatcgCACCATATGTCTTCGTGACCATATATGAACTACAAAAATTATTCAACGACAAACCATCTTACCATAATTTGCAACCCCAATGTTCAGCAGACGATCCCAACACAAAGACACCTCCTTTTCAAAATACCGCCAACTATGATGACGTAACATGTGCGACAGAGTTGATAGACTGATGCTGCGCAGGACTGCGCATGTTCAGTGATTATCAGCTTAGGTCTGTGAAAAGagtaagaaaactgaaaatgtgtcgTTCCCCAAGTTGCATCATTATAGATGGTTTAAATAAGACAAGTTaagcaaatatacaaatatgaaaatataaaattttgaGAAACCTTTCACTCTGCTgtatttattactatttttttttacagcaacgACAAACAATGTATGACGCATtactaataataatgcacaCTGTGAAACATATAGAGAATGTGAATACAACTGAGAAAAATGTAATCTAATTCTTGAACCTCATCCAGGTCTGAGGTTTAGGAGAAGACTGCTGCAGCCAATTTATAGGCTGGTGAGGGCACAGGTAAGCAGGTACCATGGGTCTAAAAGCTGGGGGAAaactaattattaaattattattattatcattatcatcattattactGGTATTGTCACTgattgaaactgaaaaatgtgtccGATCTGCCTACTACACTACACTCTTTTTTAAGACATAATGTAAACCAAGTTCATATGCAAATCAAACTCAGTTTGAGCAAgaatacacatttacaaacgcattttcaaaacaaaactcaacatGTTTTTAAGAATAAAGTAAAGCACATGAAACTACAAAAaatccaaatcaacatgttttcttttttgttgcttaTTCTTTTACTAAATTGTAATAAGACACTCATTTTGATTTGTCTTTAACACATTCTATTTCTTAACATTACTAAATTGTAAATCTACCTAATCTATCAGCCTACCCAATCAAACCTAATGATGTCaatgcaaagacaaataaataaataaataaatacttaccCCACCAACCCCACCCCCACATACACACGCGCGCGCCTGCACGCACCACGGCTGgttaactgctcactgtagtggAGAACAGTGCTCCGTAAGCACCAGCAGGTGTCTCTGTTCATCTCTCCTCACTTGTAAAGCTGCAGACTGAAATTTAAAGCTTCTGAACATCTGCACCTCCCTCCTGCtgtcaatttttaaaaaccatatTACACAGTAGTTACGAAAAACAGTAATACTTTATAACagtattaatattaatagcTTCCATCATATGTTTTAAGTTGGcacctgatttaaaaaaatggaatggAAACCTTGTGTATGTATTTACTTACTATTTGGGTATATTAGGCATATTTATTctacacaaaatgcaaaatgtagtttttcatCAAGTACATCTGttacataacattatgacctgACCCCATAATTACCATTTTTCATTCTTGTCTACACAATCCCTGTGTATTTCTGTTCAGTAGTTTTTGAAAGCTATAGATGTGTAATTGTGTAACGACTGAGAGATTATATATATAccgatatatatatatatatatatatatatatatatatataaagagagagagagagagagagagagagagagagagagagagagagagagagatttacaTCCTTGATTCACATCCATTCTAAAAATTTGGCAATAGGCCTCAATCAATATTAGACTAGAAAAGGATGACCTGCTTATGCTTAACTACCTTTACAACAAGAATGACAAAAAGAATTGAGAATGGTTTAATCATTTCGATTACAGTTTTTTACAGAAGGGTCTCTTTTTATGAATAtgtgaaaactgttttgtttttgtgcagcgTATTCAAATGTACGAATTTCATATATTAGCTAGAATAACTCGAAgctgttttagcatttaaatcTCACAAAATCTGATTAACTTCCACAGTGTACAGTAGAAAATGCTCATTACACAAAAGCCAGTTTGCATTATTTTCTCCTCATTCTTTCTCTTAACAGCAGTcagaaaaattattaaattattaactaTGTTTACGTGGTTTTATATGTTTTCAAACTACCTTCCAAACTCATAGCCTGAATTATTTGAATGATCAACTAGAATTTGATTAATATGCAAATTCCCCAACAAACTGTTCCATTTGAGCCTTCAGCGCAGCCTAATTAATCAACAGTTAAAGGAAATTAATACATACATCAATTCTGTCAGGAACATGCTTAGTTCAATCGCCCGTAAAATTGAAGTTTGAAGTATTAACTGGCTCCACAGGAAGGCTATGATTAAAACTCTACAATTCGGCTCTATTTAGATATATAGAGTGATTTAACTCCAGGcaaatataaaatcatttaaagatCTTCATTTATACTcattcaataataataacaataataataacaacaataataacaatgttaAAAGTAGTAATACACTGAGAGGCTAGGCCTAtagatatacattttttatttttttatcctatTTACTGGGGACATACTGGaaacaatttattaatttaaatgctTGTCTTTAATGCTGTCACTCGACCGGTGTCTCTGATATTAATTTACTCTTTGCACCTGAGACTGTTTTCCACAAGGTGCAAATAACAGAataaagagagaggggggagagtgGGAGTAGAAAAAGGGGAGGGGATGTAAAGTGATGAAAAGAGAGAGGGCTGTACTATTGTTTCAGTAGGGACTCATGCATCAAACTTCAATTTTCCGGACGATTGAAGTAGTGATTTTTTCCATCTTCAAGTGAAATCCTGAAATACACTTAAGACCTCCAGATTAATTACCACGAAGTGGTCCCTCAGACTGTAGTATTACTTATCGCCAGGCCCGCCTGACAAGCTCTCATAAAATAAGCAAGTGAAATCCATAAACTTGGCCTGCCTTAACACCCTCTCCCTTCATAAATATGCTTGATTCCGAATAGGTTgcagaagacacacacagacaaacacacacacacacacctacactcacaaaaacacacacacacacacacaaacatacaaatagaAGACCAAAAGTTTTAAATTGACATGTTCACATTTGCAGGTcagtttaaaaattgtttacCTGAATTTTTCTCTGCTTGTAATTAAAAATATCGAGGGTTAATTATTAAACAGAACTTTCCCCGATATCAAATATAGCAAGTGCCATTTACCCATAATCCACTATTTGCATTAATAAACAGTATTGTAACAATtgataatactaataataaaacaCCATAAAACAGATCTAACCATACttaacacaattttaaatttacGAATGTACAGTATTGGTCACCAATAATAACTTATGTAGAGATATTTTACTAAAACCATATTATGTGCCCATAGGAGAGGTTGTGGTGTAACAAATATTTAACCTATTGCTGCTTTTAACAACATTACAGTGTGTTATAAACCCTTTATTAAATGTTCATGAACtgctaataaatgtaaaatagagAGAGGGGGAGGTTAAAGAATtactaaatgtttttgacaaatTTTCCTTTACAATGTTACAATAGCTTCAGTCATATAAAGTACTTACAGGCCTGTGAACATATTCAGGTTGCCTTGAATACCAAAAGTAGGGGGGGAAAGCAAACACTATAAAACAACTCACAAGAAGACAGCTCTACTTATCATTTCTCTCAACAAAGAGGGTTAAACAGGATTGAGTTCCACTTCTggacactctctctttctcacatcACCATGTTTTCAGCTTCATTAAACTccttaaagacaaaagaaataaagaggcagaagaaaaaaaaacgatgagaagaaaacaaacaaagggactccctaaccagactctggcaTAAATGTCTGAACTCTATGGCTCCCTgcttaacattaaaaacactttcaacAAAATCCATTTCTTGCTTAGAAAACGTTCTTGGACAGAAGTCAAACATATTATTCCAGAGCTAAAAAGCGGAGAAAGACAAGCGGCTCACAAAAAAGGGGCAGTTTCATTGTAATTCATTGACTTGTTCAAAACGCCAGGCAAAGAAAGGAGCTAGACATTAATAGCCGCAGATGCCCTCATGAAGAGAGAGTCTATGTAGGCATTATGGCCTTTGTTCGCACCCagttaaactgtttaaaagGAGGGTTAACTCAATCCATCAAATTGTCTGAAATTGTGAGGAAATTTCAGAAACCATATGGCCTCCAAACGTTTGCGTCCTTTTTGTGCGGTGGGACACACTTGTCTCAGTATTGCTGCCTGCGGGGGACCGGCCCTGCTCCTTTGTGGCTCGTCCCATCAGGGAACGCTGCTCATTTGTCCCCACTTTTCATGCTTTACGCTCAAAATTACGGCCCAGTCCCACAGAACAAAAAAGGTCTATAAAGGCCCGGAGAAACTGGCCcaaaactttgtgtttttgtggcatCCTGGtcttcccccccacccccccggaCACCAGATTTGTGTTTCTCACATAAATTTTTGCCACGAATGGAGAAACACGTCTAAGGGTCAAGAAGGCACGATACGCATTTAGGATGTGAAAGGAGATGTGAGATTCCGGACTACAAAATGTTTAGAGCATCCTAGCAGAAAAAGGACACAATGGGACAAAATAGTGCAGTATAATACGCCTAAACAGACCGCTTTTGATAGGCCTACACAGCCAGATTTGGCGAAGAAAGCCTGtttctaaaatgattttttGTTGTCTTCAATAGAAAAAAGCAGACTGTTATATCCATAATAAAAAGCTCGATATTCATTCAAGAATTGCAGCGTAAAAGAAATATTCAGAAAAGCCATTTTATTCCCATAGTAGCCTATGTACAATACAGTCTGTGCATTGGTTTTCAAATAATATCCTGATTTTAGAAAGGCACTTACAGgtgtacaaaacataacaaatttaTAACTGTAAATCTATTGTaccaaaacaataaatctaaaaagTAGCATATAGCTTGTCAAAATCACAATATTAATTGTTGCTTCTCGCCATCGCTCGAACAGTCCCATGAAACGCATAACTGTAACTGGAAATGTATCtttcccaccaccaccatcaccaccaccaccaccaccaccaccatcatcatcattatcatcatcatcatcattatcaacatcaacatcatcaaCATGCACTGCAGCATCGGGACGCCAAATAAAGTCAAGGGTTACAGTCAGATGACGgcgaggaggaggtggaggagacgATCCGGCAGTAACGACGTGACTCAGTGGCGATTTGgctcacagaaaacacaaaggcatttaaataaaattgaaaaaagtaaatataaatagaTAATGATCACAAATCAAATCATGCATTTACATGcaaagaatgtgaaaaacaggaGCACTTTCGTTGTGGTGTGTGAGGATATAGGCCTTACAGGAAGGGCAaagaaacaggtgtgtgtgtgtgcgtgtgattgtgtgtgtgtgtgtgtgttagcctatattgtcaaaaaaaaataaattactcgCGTCATTTTAGACCATATTGCTTTGATTGCAAGTAGGAACAGTTTGCTAACGAATACATTGTAAAATACGACTGCATATTTCTTGATCTGTGTTCATGCTTCGCTATGAATAGGTCTATCTGTGCCGATATAAAAGTCATTACATTTTGGTACATGTTCTGAGATATTGTATACAATATAAGCAGTAAGTTACAAGTCCTCGGGAGGGTTTTTAAATCGTCTTTTTTGTGAGTGTTTCTCGAGCCCTCAGTCCCCCACTCTGCGCCATTAGTCATCCACATCAATCTCCACGTCCTCGTCCTCTGAGCACTCTTTACTAGTTGTGTGGTCTGAGAACGGAGACAGCGGCGATGTCCGCAGTTTTTGAGCCAGCTCGTGCTCCTGCTGGCCGCCCCGCGCGGGGGACTCGGCCCGCGGGTGGCCCAGTGTGCCATTGGCGCATTTCTCCAAGTCCGCCAGCTTGGCGAGCTTGTCCAATGGGACCTGCCCGATGGCCTTGGCCGACTCTACGTCGGCCTTCATCTCCTCAAGATCCCGTTTTAGCTTGGCCCTCCGGTTCTGAAACCACGTGATGACCTGCGCGTTCGTCAGGCCCAGCTGCTGCGCGATCTGGTCCCGGTCGGCTGGGGACAGATACTTCTGGTACAAGAAGCGCTTCTCCAGCTCGTAGATTTGGTGATTGGTGAAGGCCGTCCGAGACTTCCGACGCTTCTTCGGGGTGGTTCTCTGGCCAAACAGAGTCATCCCGTCCCGGCCTGTTAGGGAGAGAAGGAGGCTGAGTGAAAACCGCTGATAGTTGCAGGTGCAGGACTTGGTCCGTGCCGCTAAGGCAAAACTAACAATGAAAGTGATGCTTGTCTGTGAAGCAGTGAAGCCTCTAATCCATGTGGGAACAGGTCATTACTGGAATATTACACAGACACCAGTGGGAAATATTAAGCACCAGACACATAAGGCcctaaaatattaaagaaaatgcGGGGGCGATTAATTTCGTTGAAGAAAAGCCGAGACAGtgaacaccttttttttttttttttagatgagaCATTTTCTATACAAAATCTACATTGGTGAacgcaaaagaaaaacagcaattacCTTTGAACAAGCACATCTAATACGAGCGCGCAATGCAAAgtgtaacaaaaatataattttttccCATTGCAGGCCCctaaaaagagaggaaaacactgcaaaacacaATCCGAAATGCTAGATTTAAAAAACGATGTATTTCGGGGATGTTTATTTACCTTCCGCAGCCTGTAAAACGCTGACTTCCAGCCCTTTGAAGGTCTTGCTTGCCAGCTCCTCCAGCGCGCAGAGCGGGGAGGTCTGGGTGAGGAGAGCCCGGCTGGACAGAGGGATGCTGGACGGACGGTGCTTCTCAGAGGACGAAATTAGATGAGCCGTGCCACAAATTGTGTAACTTCGTTTCACAGAAGGTTTGTTCAGGATGTCCTCGATACTGAAGGGGGTCAGAGGCTTGTTGGAGTTCGCAGGAGGCGGCAAGTGGTCCAGCGGACTTCGCCTCCTGTTTTCCACTGCATCACATTTGGCCACTTCTTTGGATGTCATCATTGGTTGTACGCAGAGTTTCTACGGGATTTCGATGAAATATTCAGGGAAACAAACGGGATGGGAAAAGTCACATAACAATTAGGAGGTAAAAAGACAATGCTGAGGACGGAGGAGAGAACGAAGAAAGGAAAATCTTATTCCAAAGTGGGATGTCTTCAAAGTGTCGGTCCTCGGGAGCAGCAAGTCCGCAGGAGTGAGATGCCTCCCTGAAAATGGCGAGGTCCAAAGAGTTGACGATTACTAACAAGTTATCATTGATTGGTAGGTAATCAATTATCTCCAGTGGCACTTTCGCCCTCTTCCCTTTCACTCTTTGACTATGTTGCAGTCCAGTGCGGGGCTTTTTGCGACTGGGGGTGTCCCATTAATTAGGACGCATGGCTGGAAAGAGGAGGAGCCCGGCGGAATTATAATGCTTTGTGCTCTTATCATCTTTGGTCTAAT
Encoded here:
- the lbx1b gene encoding transcription factor LBX1b; translation: MMTSKEVAKCDAVENRRRSPLDHLPPPANSNKPLTPFSIEDILNKPSVKRSYTICGTAHLISSSEKHRPSSIPLSSRALLTQTSPLCALEELASKTFKGLEVSVLQAAEGRDGMTLFGQRTTPKKRRKSRTAFTNHQIYELEKRFLYQKYLSPADRDQIAQQLGLTNAQVITWFQNRRAKLKRDLEEMKADVESAKAIGQVPLDKLAKLADLEKCANGTLGHPRAESPARGGQQEHELAQKLRTSPLSPFSDHTTSKECSEDEDVEIDVDD
- the cenpk gene encoding centromere protein K, whose product is MAEVKPHCQEAPELSQAALSELLEQCEDQFALLEKLQNEIILCEPDFCENPQEQSVNRLIATEAELKQWLTVEPTLLSANSEVLLQAGKEEMLKLCSELEMVVSCCETKKAKLRETKELEQKWLEEKKQVLLAACDHVERLQMEKNVLSEHSILQDTKEKLQKMKDYQERLMECLGNILGKHLPLPQNNSISNKKKKNIEQELNADLISLNEILEVLMNKVLMCPHDPYVTIDDTFWPPYVEMLLRYGIAVRHQENNFKIRLETFF